The stretch of DNA CATCATGCCCAGGATCTCGTTCGACCGGACGAGGTGATGCAGGTAGGCCCGGGAATAGTCCCGCGCTGCCGGGCAGGTCGAGGCCTCGTCGAGCGGCGCCGTGTCCTCGGCATGGCGCGCGTTGCGCAGGTTGACCCGTCCATGGCGGGTATAGGCGAGGCCGTGGCGGCCGGCGCGGGTCGGCATCACGCAGTCGAACATGTCGATGCCTCGGGCGACCGCGCCCAGGATGTCGTCCGGCGTGCCGACGCCCATCAGGTAGCGCGGCTTGGCCTGCGGCAGGTGCGGCTCCACGGTCTCGATCATGGCGAACATCACAGCCTGCGGCTCACCCACCGCGAGGCCGCCAACCGCGTAGCCCTTCAAGTCGAGCTCGGTCAGGGCGCGGGCGCTCTCGACCCGAAGCGCCGGCACATCGCCACCCTGCACGATCCCGAACAGCGCCCGGCCGGGCTGCTCGCCGAAGGCGACCCGGCAGCGCTCGGCCCAGCGCAGCGACAGGTGCATGGCCTTCTCGATCGCCGTGTGATCCGCCGGCAGGCGGACGCATTCGTCAAGCTGCATCTGGATGTCGGAGCCCAGAAAGCCCTGGATCTCGATGGAGCGTTCCGGGCTCATGTGGTGGGCGGTCCCGTCGATATGCGAGCGGAAGGTCACGCCCTGCTCGTCGATCTTCCGCAGCGCCGAGAGCGACATGACCTGGAAGCCGCCGGAATCGGTCAGGATCGGCCTGTCCCAATTCATGAACCGGTGCAGGCCGCCGAGCCGCTCCATGCGCTCGGGGCCCGGGCGCAGCATCAGGTGATAGGTGTTGCCGAGCACCACGTCGGCGCCGAGCTCGCGGACCTGCCCGGGATACATCGCCTTGACGGTCGCGGCCGTACCGACCGGCATGAAGGCCGGCGTGCGGATGATGCCGCGCGGCGTCGCGATCTCGCCGGTGCGCGCCGTGCCGTCCTGCGCCAGCAGGGTTAAGCCGAAGGAGACGGGATCGGTCATGGGGTTTCCGCGCCGGGACCCGGGAAGAGCAGGCTGGCGTCGCCGTAGGAATAGAACCGATAGCCGGCCCGGATCGCGTGCGCGTAGGCCGCGCGCATCGTCTCGAGTCCCGAGAAGGCCGAAACCAGCATGAACAGGGTCGAGCGCGGCAGGTGGAAGTTCGTCACCAGGGCATCGATCGCGCGGAAGCGATAGCCCGGGGTGATGAAGATGTCGGTCGGGCCGGAAAACGGCGCGAGCGTGCCGTCCGGGTGGGCGGCGCTCTCGAGCAGGCGCAGCGCCGTGGTGCCGACCGCGACGATCCGGCCGCCGGCGGCCCGGGTGGCGTTGAGCGCCTCGGCGGTGGCCGCGTCCAGCTGCCCGATCTCGGCGTGCATCCGATGCCCGTCGGTGTCCTCGGCCTTGACGGGCAGGAAGGTGCCGGCGCCGACATGCAGCGTGACGTGGTGGCGTCGCAGGCCGGCCGCGTCGATATCCGCCAGGAGCGCCTCCGAGAAATGGAGGCCGGCGGTCGGTGCGGCCACCGCACCGGGATGCCTTGCGTAGACCGTCTGGTAGTCGGTGACGTCGCGCGCGTCGGTGGCGCGCTTGCCGGCGATGTAAGGCGGGAGCGGCAGGGCGCCCTCGGCCGCGATGGCGACGTCGAGGTCCGGGCCGGCCCGGTCGAAGGCGAGCACGATTTCGCCGGCCTCGGCTTTCTCGACCACCGTGGCCATCAGTTCGCCGAAACGCAGCGCATCCCCGGGGCTCAGCCTCTTGGCCGGGCGTGCGAAGGCGCGCCAGCGGTCGGCCGCCTCGCGCAGGTGCAGCAGCACCTCGGTCCGCTGACCGGGTGCACCGGGGCGGGTGCGCACGCCGTTGAGCCGGGCCGGGATCACCCGCGTGTCGTTGAACACCAGAGCATCGCCGGGCCTGAGGGCGCCGGGCAGGTCGCGCACGAATTGGTCGAGCGGAGCCTCGCCGGGACGCACGACCAGCATCCGCCCAGCATCACGAGGCTCGGCCGGACGCAGGGCGATGCTGGTCTCCGGCAGGTCGAAATCGAACAGGTCCACGCGCATCGCCGGCTGCCTGCACCAGGCGGCACCGGGTTTCAACCGCGGAACCGGTTTGAAGCCCGTCCGTTTCACGCCTCACCGAGACACGAGACGCTTCCCCGATGCCCTGGTTCGCCGTGCGCCCCCGTGACGAAGCCGATCCTCGGTGGCCTCTGCCCGGGACGGCGGAGATCGTCCTCAAGGCCGAAGATCCGGACGAGGCTCGGGACAAGTTTAGGACGGCCTATCCGAGCCAGCCCTTCGGAAGCCCGGCGGTGCCGGTGCCCGATGCCGGGGCCGGCAGCTTCCGCAACGATCCGGACGCGCTGCTCGTGTCGGAGACGGGCGAGCCGCCCGCCGAGCGGGGCTAAGGCAATGACAATGGCGGGACGGCCGCGCAGAATCACCCTGGACGGGCAGCTCCTCGGTTACTGGGAGCGCGAGGCTGAGCGGCTGGACGGTCTGGCCGAAAGCGCACGCTTTGCGTGGCAGCGCCGCCGCTACCTGCGAAAGGCCGAGGCCGCGCGCGCCAAGGCGCAGGTAAGTCGCGCGCGCGAGGCCGCTCGCGATCCCGCGTCGCGCGACCCAAAGGCTTAGCCGAGGCTAATTTCTATTCGACAGCGTCGAACCTTTGCCGTGGCCTTGGCCGCCGCTGTTCCCGTATGGGCCCGTCGACACCCGCTCGGCAGATCCCATGGACCGCACCCAGAAAGCCGCCCTGCTCAGCGCCGGTATCGGCCTCGCCGTCACGGCCCTGAAGTTCTACGCCGCGTGGCTCACCGGCAGTCTCGCGCTGTACTCGGACGCGCTGGAGAGCATCATCAACGTGGTCGCGGCGATCGGCGCCTTCGTGGCCCTACGGGTCGCCGCACGCCCGGCCGACGAGGATCACCCCTACGGCCACCACAAGGCCGAGTTCTTTTCGGCTGTGATCGAGGGTGCGCTGATCGCCGTGGCCGCGCTCATGATCCTGCGCGAAGCGTATTTCGGGCTGCTCGCGCCCAAGCCCCTCGATGCGCCGGCCATCGGACTGGCGATCAATGTCGGAGCGAGCATCGTCAACGCCGTCTGGGCGGTCGCCTTGATGCGGTGGGGCCGCCGGTGGCGTTCCCCGGCTCTCATCGCGGACGCGCGCCATGTCTTCGCAGATGTGGTCACGTCCGGCGGGGTTCTCGTCGGCGTCGGTGCCGTCGTGCTCACCGGCTATGCGATTCTCGACCCTGCCGTAGCCGGTTTGGTCGCCCTCAATATCCTGTGGTCAGGTTTCCGCATGGTGCGCGAATCAGTCGACGGCCTGATGGACCGGGCTGCCCCCGCCGAGATGGTTTCGGAGATCCGCGCGCTCATTTCGCGCCATGGCGAGGGAGCCCTGGAAGCTCACGACGTGCGGACCCGATCGGCCGGACAGGCGACCTTCATCGACTTCCACCTCGTGGTGCCGGGCGCGATGACGGTCGAGGATTCGCACGCCATCTGCGACCGGCTGGAATCGGCGCTCGAGACGACGATTCCCGGGGCGGTCGTGACGATCCACGTCGAGCCCGGCGAAGAGGCGAAGGCGCGGGGCGTGCCCGTCCTCTAGCGGCACCGTCATGCGACATGGGTAGGGTCCGCCGCCGGCAACGTCGCTATCGCCGCCCGGACCTACGTCCAAACCGCTGCGCGGGTACCGCATGATCAGCAACAATGCCCGCACTATGCCGGGCGCGACCTACCTGCCGTGGGCCGGCTGATCATCGACGGCAGCGCGGCCGTCAGCGACCAGTCGGCCCAAACCCTGATCGTGGTGCAACTGCTGGACCTGTGCGACGGGCCAACCCTGTATCTGAATGCCAATCACGACGCGGACAGCGTGCCGGTGCCGAAGAGCGTCGGGCCGGTGAACGGGAAGATCCTGCTGACGCAGCGACGACGCGGGGCCTTCCGCGCCGCCTCGTGATTTAAATCTCCGGCGCGCTTCGGCGCCGCGTGACGGTCCTGCCTCAGCTCCAGGCGTGGAGCGGCGGGGTCACGCCGTTCAGGGCGTAGTTGCCGATGATCGCATATTTCCAGCGTACTGGATCGTGCAGCGTGTGCGTGCGGGCGTTGCGCCAGTGCCGGTCGAGATTCTCGGCCGCCAGCGTCGAGCGGGTGCCGGACAGCTCGAACAGCTTGTTGGCGGCCGCCAGCGCGACCTCGGTGGTCAGAACCTTCGCTTCGGCCACGGCGAGCTGCGCCGCCGCCACGCTCTCCGCGCTCGGCTGGGTCACCGCCGCGTCGAGGGCAAGACCGGCCCGGTCCAAGAGCGCCTCGGCGGCGTGCTGGCGGATGGTGAGGTCGCCGATCGCCTGGATCGTGTAGGGATCATCGGAGGCGCGCTCCAGACCGCTGTCGATCCAGGGGCGTGCCTTTTCGCGGACGAACCGGACCGTGTCGTCCAGGGCCTCCCGGCCGATCCCGGCATCGACCGCTGCCTGGATGATCTGGAACACGGCCCCGTCGGCGGTGGGCGTCTCATACCCCTTCCAGGCCGGGACCAGATGGGTCCTGGGCACCCGCACATCCTCGATCAGCACCGTGCCGCTCGCCGTGCCCCGCTGGCCGAAGCTCGACCAATCGTCGATGACGGTGAGCCCCGGCGCGTCCCGTTCGGCGATGACGTACCAGGCACGCCCCTGATCATCGAGGGCGACGATCGGCACGAGATGCGCGAGGAGTGCCCCGGTGGCGTAAAATTTCTGGCCGCGCACCACGACGTGGTCGCCGTGATCAGTGAAGCGGGTGTCGAAATCGGCCGCCCGCTTCGTGGCCCGCTCGGAGAAGGCGTTCCCGAACCGCGCGCCGCGCAGGACCTCGCCGAACAGGAGATGCTTCTGCGCCTCGTCCGACACGGTCCGGATCGCCGCCACGATGCCCAGATGGTTCTGGGCGATCTGCGCGATCGCGGGATCGGCCGCCGCGATGAGAGCGATGACGGCGGCGAGCGTTCGGTAGGAAAGCTCCGGACCGCCATAGGCGCGCGGCACGTTGATCGACCATAAGCCGCTCTGGGAAAACGCGTCGAGCTCGGCGAGCGGCCGGACCGCATCCCGATCGCGCTCGGAGGCGCCGGCTCTGAAATCCGCGGCGAGGCGCTGAGCGACGGCGAGGGCCTCCGACTCATCACGGATCACGTGGGCGGGGGAGGGCGGACGCGTGGGACCGGGTGCGCCCGGGTGGCGCTGTGGTTCGAGCGTGCGGGCATCGACGGCGATGTTCATGGCGGCTCCGACAGACAAGTGGCTTCAGCGTCGGCCGGTCAGGCCGCCTCGGCGCGCTTCTCGCGCGCGGCTTCGAGGGCGCGGACCCGCGGAATGACGTGCTGGCCGAAATACGCCACGTCCTCCTGGAAATGCAGGAAGGCGAGCAGCGCGAGGTCGGCGCCGGCATCCTTGAGGGCCAGGATGCGCTCGGCGATCTGGTCGGGCGTGCCGATCAGGTTGGTCTTGAAGCCGTCATTGTACTGGACGAGATCCTCGAAGCTGGATTTCGCCCAGTTGCCCTCGCCCTCCGGCGAGGCCTTGCCGGCATTCTTCACCTCGTGGCCGAAGGCCTTCACGGCATCCGGATCGGCGTGATCGATGATCTCCTGCAGGACCGCCCGGGCCTCTTCCTCGGTCTCGCGCGCGATCACGAAGGCGTTCACGCCGATCCGCGGATGATTGCCGGTCTCAGCCGCCTTGGCGCGGATGTCGTCCACCTGGAGGCGGATGTTCTCCGGCGTGTTGCCGTTGGTGAAATACCAATCGGACACCCGGGCTGCCATGTCGCGCGCCGCACGCGATGACCCGCCCTGGAAGATCTCCGGCAGCGGCTCCAGGGGCTTCGGCTTCAGCGTGTAGTCGCTGTAGCGGTAGAAATCGCCGCGGAAGGTGAAGCTGTCCTGTGTCCAGATCCCGCGCAGGCTGCGGATGAACTCCTCGGAGCGGCGGTAGCGCTCGTCATGATCGAGCCACGGTTCGCCGATCGCCCGGAACTCGCCCGAGAACCAGCCCGACACGATGTTGACCGCGATCCGCCCCCCGCTGAGCTGCGAGATCGTGGCGATCTGCTTGGCGGCGAGCGTCGGGTTCCAGGGCCCCGGCAGGATCGCGGCAATCACCTTCAGCTTCGATGTGGCCGCCAGCAGGGCATGGCTGAAGGCCACGGATTCATGCTGGTACTCGGCGCCGTAGCCGGCCGTGAACCGGATCTGGGTCAGGCCGTAATCGAACCCGGCCTCCTCGGCGATCTGCGCGAGGCGACGGTTGTACGCGCCGTCCCAGCTCGTCCGCTGCGGGATCTTGCTGATCACGAGCCCGCCCGACACGTTGGGCACCCAGTAGGCGAAGCGGATCGGCTCCCGCGGGATTTGGTCGGCGGAATGGCTGGTCATCCGGCGTAACCTATGATTGCACGACGTCGGCGCGCCGTGTTCTCTTCGGATGATCGCCGCAAACTGAATACACTATGCAGCCTGCGGTCGATTGCTTTAGAACACCGAAAGTATTCAGCCGCGATCGTCGCAGGTCAAAGGAATACGATGCTTTTTTAACCCGGCAACAGGCGACACTTTTCTGCCGTGTGGGGTGCCGGCCGCAGATTTGTCCTATGCAATCCGCGGTGCGTCGGTTTCGTGAAGGCGGCGCCACGCGAAGACCGAGAAGACCGCAATCAGGCAGCCCGCCAGGCCGAACCACGTGAATGCGTATTGCAAGTGGTTGTTGGGCAGGTCGACCCGCAACTGGCCGCCGCGCGGCCACGTGGTCTGGCCGGGAACCGCGTCGGCCTCGATCAGGTAAGGCGCGACATCGGCCAAGCCCCGGGCGGCCGCGATGCCGGGAACATCGCGGTTGAACCACTCGCCGCGCGCGGGGTCCGGCGTAGGCACGAACATCGTGCGGACCTCGCTGGCGCGCAGGATCCCGGTGACGGTCGTCGGCCCCTCGATCAGACCATCGCGCCGGTCGGCCACGGCCTTGAGCTCCGTCGGCACGAAGCCGCGATTGACCAGCACCGTGCCGCCATCGGCGCGCGCGAACGGCGTGAGGACGTAATAGCCCTGCAGGGCGCGGCCGGGCGTCTCACCCGCGGCGAGGCCGTGGACCAGTGTCTCGCGGTCGTTAAGGAACCGGCCCGAGACACGGACGTGGCGGAACTCGTCCCGGGCTTCGTTCCACGCATCCGGAGCCGGCGGCGCCACGGGCTCCGCCCGGCTCTGCCGCAGGATCCGGGCGATCAGATCCTCCTTCCAGGCCTTGCGCTCGAGCTGCCACGTCCCGAGGCCGAGGAGAATCGACAGGGCAACCAGGGCGGCCAGGCCCGGCGCGACGAGGGCCCGCCACGCAGCGCGTCCAGATCCGATCACGGCTCGAAGCGCCCCTGCTCGGCCTTGTTGCTGTATTGCAGCGCGACCAACATGCCCTTGAGCGGCCGGACCAGGATCAGGCTGAGACCGATCGACAGGGTCCCAGCCACAAGCGCGTGAACCCAGATTGGCGGCTCGTATGTGATTTCCATCCAGAGGGCGAGGCCGACCACGATCAGGCCGACGATCGACATCACGAAGAAGGCCGGACCGTCCGCGGAGTCGAAACTCGTGTAATCGAGCCCGCACGCCTCGCAGGACGGGCGCAACGTCAGGTAACCCTTGAACAGATGGCCCTCGCCGCAGCGTGGGCAGCGACCCCGCAAGCCCGTCGGGATCGGGGGCGGCGGCGCATAATGTCGTTGATCCACGGGCACACTCCAGACCGGACCGGGGACGCCGCGAACACGCAGCATCCGGGCCCTCCACCGCGATATGGGGATTCACGGCGGCCGGATACGAAAAAGGGCGGCCGGAGCCGCCCTTCGCAAACCCGCCATGCAGCGGCGGGATGGATCGCCTCAGTGGGCGCCGCCGCCGTGGAAGATGCCAGAGCCCCACACGTAGATGGCGGCGAACAGGAACAGCCACACGACATCGACGAAGTGCCAGTACCAAGCAGCAAACTCGAAGCCCAGGTGCTGGCGCGGGGTGAACTGGCCTGCATAGGCGCGGAACAGGCAGACGGCCAGGAAGATGGTGCCGATGATGACGTGGGCGCCGTGGAAGCCCGTCGCCATGAAGAAGGTCGACGAGTAGATGCTGCCCGAGAAGCCGAACTCGGCATGGCTGTACTCGTAAGCCTGGCAGGCGGTGAACAGCACGCCGAGGACGATGGTCAGCCACAGGCCGTACTTCAGGCCCTTCCGATCGCCGTGGAGCAGGGCGTGGTGGGCCCAGGTGACCGTCGTGCCGGAGGTGAGCAGGATCAGCGTGTTGAGCAGGGGCAGGTGCCAGGGATCGAATGCCTCGATGCCCTTCGGCGGCCAGACGCCGCCAGTAAACTCGACACGGGAGGCCTGGATCGGGTCGGCGGTGTAGAGGGCAGCCTCGAAATAGGCCCAGAACCACGCGACGAAGAACATCACCTCGGAGGCGATGAACATCATCATGCCGTAGCGGTGATGAAGCTGGACAACGCGGGTGTGATCGCCGGAATTGGCCTCGTGCACCACGTCCTTCCACCACGAGAACATCGTGTAGAGGACGCCGACTGCACCGGCACCGAAGATGTACGGGCCCGGAGTCAGGGTGCCGATCTGGAGGCTCTTCATCCAGAAGACGGCGCCGAACGCCATCAGGAAGCCCGAGAAGGCGCCGATCAGTGGCCACGGACTCGGATTCAGGATGTGAAAGTCGTGATTCTTGGCGTGCGCCTCGGCCATCGTCCCGTCGCTCCTCACCCTCGCGCCCCGCGCCGTTCCCGGCTTCCGGCCTGTCGCTTGCTCTTGGCAGACTTGTTGGCCGGGCGCGATACGGACCGCACCCAAGCTTGTCCGCACGTGTAGTCGGTGCGAGCCCGTCTTGTCACGGGTCCGCGATCAGAAATCCCGCTTCGTGCCCGTAGAACCGGAATTCGCCACGGCGGCCGTCACCGGCTGACCGTTTCTCGAAGCGAAGTACGTATAGGACAGCGTCATCTCCGAGAGATGCGCGGTGTTGGAATCGTCGCGGACCGCCGGATCGACATAGAAGACCACGGGCACGTCCAGAGTCTCGCCCGGCTGCAGCGTCTGCTCGTTGAAGCAGAAGCAGGCGATCTTGACGAAGTAGCCACCCATCAGGCCGGGCTGGACGTTGAACGTCGCGACGCCGGTAGACGGCTTGCTGCCGGTGTTCTGCACCCGGAAGAAGACGGTCTTGGTCTCTCCGAGCTTCGCCTCGATGCTGTTCGCCTCGGGCGCGAACTTCCAGGGCAGCCCCGGCGCGACGTTCGTGTCGAAATGCACGACCATGCTGTCGTCGGTGTGCGCCGCCGAAGCCGCGAGTGCCGGCCCCTGGCGCGGCGTGCCGTCGTAGCCGGTGGCCTTGCAGAAGGCGTCGTAGAGCGGCACCGACGCGAAGGCGAGGCCGATCATGCCGACGGCGAGCCCGGCGCAAGCGAGCGCGGTCCGTGTTGCGCCGCGGGCGGGATCGGGACGGGATGCGGTCATCGCGACCTCTTCAGAGCGGCCGGCTGAGGATCTGCGGCCCGAGCTTGACGATCGTCAGGACGAAGAACAGCAGGACCCAGGCGCCGAGCGCCAGGGCGATCGCCACCGAGCGCTTCCGGCGGCGTGCCTCCTCGGCGGGGGTCAGCGGGCGGTACTGGACGTCGGGCTCGGGCATGGCGATCAGCCCAGGACCGGACGGAACAGCCCGAAGCTCTGCTCGGCCAGCAACGCCGAGAACAGTGCGAACAGGTACAGGATCGAGAAGCCGAACATGCCCATGGCTGCACGCTTCTCGGCCTCGCCCTCGTTGTTCCGGAGCACCCGGATACTGAAGGCGATCATGCCGAGGCCGCCAACGAGGCCGATCACCGCGTAGAGCAGACCGCCGAATCCGAGCGCGACCGGCGCCAAGCCCAGCGGTGCCAGGAACAGCGAGTACCACACGATCTGGCGGCGCGTGGAGGCCGGGCCAGCGACGTTCGGCATCATCGGGATGCCGGCGCGGGCGTACTCGTCGGCCTTGATCAGCGCCAGAGCCCAGAAATGCGGCGGCGTCCAGATGAAGATGATCGCGAACAGGATCAGCGACTCGATGCCGACGGAACCGGTCACGACCGCCTGGCCGATCACGGGCGGCAGGGCACCGGCGGCGCCGCCGATGACGATGTTCTGCGCGGTCGCCCGCTTCAGCCACATCGAGTAGATCACCGCGTAGAACACGATGGTGAAGGCCAGCAACCCCGCGGCCAGCCAGTTCGCCGTCAGCCCGAGCACCAGAACGGAGGCAACGGAGAGGAACAGGCCAAAGCCAAGGGCTTCCTCCGAGGTGATCCGGCCCGACGGGATCGGCCGGGTCGCGGTGCGGCTCATGACGGCGTCGATGTCGGCGTCCCACCACATGTTGAGGCAGCCCGACGCACCGGCACCGATCGCGATGGCGAGGAGCGAGATCGCGCCGATCGCCGGCTGCACATGGCCCTGCGACACGACCATGCCCACGAGCGCGGTGAAGATGACCAGCACCATCACCCGCGGCTTCAGCAGGGCGAAATAGTCCGGAACGTCGCCGCCGGCCGCCGAGAGGGCGGGAGCCGGGACGTCCGGTCCGATGCTGTTCGTGAGGCTTGTCATCGCGTCTGCCGCTGCTGTGCCGGCGCCCGGCCGCGCGCGTCACGGCCGAGTCGTCTCTCGAAATCGACTTGTTCCAAGGGTGGGCGCGCGCGTTTCGTGCGGCCCGGGCGTATCGCCCTTATCGCTCGCCCTTGCCGGGAGGTCGGGATCCGGCCTCCGGGGAAGGGCGAGGGCCGCCGACGCGGCCCTCGCAGGTGATGTATCAGTGCACGCCCGGCTCGTCGACGATGCGGGGCAGCGTCTCGAACTGATGGAACGGGGGCGGCGAGGGGAGCGTCCACTCCAGGGTCGTCGCACCTTCGCCCCACGGGTTGTCCGCAGCCCGCTCCTTGGAACGGAAGGCGAGGACCACGCCGATGACGAACACGAACATGCTGAGGCCGAAGATGTGGCCTCCGTAGGTCGAGACCTTGTGCCACTGGGCGAAGGCGTCCGGATAGTCGGCGTAACGACGCGGCATGCCGGCCAAGCCGAGGAAGTGCATCGGGAAGAACAGGACGTTCGCGCCGATGAAGGCCAGCCAGAAGTGCAGCTTGCCGGCCCATTCCGGGATGATGTGACCGGTCATCTTCGGGAACCAGTAGTAGACACCGGCGAAGATGATGAACACAGCGCCCAGCGACAGGACGTAGTGGAAGTGGGCGACCACGTAGTAGGTGTCGTGCAGGTATTTATCGACGGCAGAGTTGGCCAGCACGACGCCGGTGACGCCGCCGACCGTGAACAGGAAGATGAAGCCCACCGCCCAGTGCATCGCGGCGGTGAAGCGGATCGAGCCGCCCCACATCGTGGCGATCCACGAGAAGATCTTCACGCCGGTCGGCACCGCGATCACCATCGTGGCGAACACGAAGTAGGACTGGGTCTGCAGCGACAGGCCGACCGTGTACATGTGGTGAGCCCACACGACGAAGCCGACCACGCCGATCGCCACCATGGCATAGGCCATCGCGAGGTAGCCGAAGACCGGCTTGCGCGAGAACGTGGCGATGATGTGCGAGACGATGCCGAAGGCCGGCAGGATCATGATGTAGACTTCGGGGTGACCGAAGAACCAGAACAGGTGCTGGTACAGGATCGGGTCACCACCGCCGGCCGGATCGAAGAAGGTCGTGCCGAAGTTGCGGTCGGTCAGCAGCATCGTGATCGCGCCCGCGAGCACCGGCAGCGACAGAAGCAGCAGGAACGCGGTCACCAGCTCGGCCCAGGCGAAGAGCGGCATCTTGTGCAGCGTCATGCCGGGGGCGCGCATGTTCAGGATGGTGGTGATGAAGTTGATCGCGCCGAGGATCGAGCCCGCGCCGGAGAGGTGCAGGGCAAAGATCGCGAAGTCGACGGCCGGGCCGGGGTGGCCAGCGGTCGAGAGCGGCGGGTACACGGTCCAGCCGGTGCCGGCGCCGGACGCGCCGGGCGCGCCTTCGACGAACAGCGAGCAGAGCAGGGAGCAGAAGCCCGCCACCGTCAGCCAGAACGAGATGTTGTTCATGCGCGGGAACGCCATGTCGGGCGCGCCGATCATGAGGGGCACGAACCAGTTGCCGAAGCCGCCGATCAGCGCAGGCATCACCATGAAGAACACCATGATGAGGCCGTGGCCCGTGACGAACACGTTGTAGGTCGCGGGGTTCGAGAAGTACTGCAGGCCGGGCTGCTCCATCTCCATCCGGATACCGAAGGAGAGGAAGGCGCCGATCATGCCGGCGCAGAACGCGAACAGCAGGTAGAGGGTGCCGATGTCCTTGTGGTTCGTCGACAGGAACCACCGGGCGAAGAACGAGGGCTTGTGGTCGTGGACCTCGTGGGCCTCGGCATGGGCTGCGGCTGTAGCCATGGATTCGGGTGCCTTGTGAATCGGATGGGTGCGGTTCGGTCAGCCGGGGCTCAGCGCGCCTCGGCGAAGCTCGTGCCGTTGTCGATGCGGGCGTACTTGGTCTTCGCCTCCTTCAGCCAGTCGGCGTAAGCCTGCTCGCTGACCACGCGGACGACGATCGGCATG from Methylobacterium sp. PvR107 encodes:
- the ctaD gene encoding cytochrome c oxidase subunit I, with the translated sequence MATAAAHAEAHEVHDHKPSFFARWFLSTNHKDIGTLYLLFAFCAGMIGAFLSFGIRMEMEQPGLQYFSNPATYNVFVTGHGLIMVFFMVMPALIGGFGNWFVPLMIGAPDMAFPRMNNISFWLTVAGFCSLLCSLFVEGAPGASGAGTGWTVYPPLSTAGHPGPAVDFAIFALHLSGAGSILGAINFITTILNMRAPGMTLHKMPLFAWAELVTAFLLLLSLPVLAGAITMLLTDRNFGTTFFDPAGGGDPILYQHLFWFFGHPEVYIMILPAFGIVSHIIATFSRKPVFGYLAMAYAMVAIGVVGFVVWAHHMYTVGLSLQTQSYFVFATMVIAVPTGVKIFSWIATMWGGSIRFTAAMHWAVGFIFLFTVGGVTGVVLANSAVDKYLHDTYYVVAHFHYVLSLGAVFIIFAGVYYWFPKMTGHIIPEWAGKLHFWLAFIGANVLFFPMHFLGLAGMPRRYADYPDAFAQWHKVSTYGGHIFGLSMFVFVIGVVLAFRSKERAADNPWGEGATTLEWTLPSPPPFHQFETLPRIVDEPGVH
- a CDS encoding heme o synthase, with protein sequence MTSLTNSIGPDVPAPALSAAGGDVPDYFALLKPRVMVLVIFTALVGMVVSQGHVQPAIGAISLLAIAIGAGASGCLNMWWDADIDAVMSRTATRPIPSGRITSEEALGFGLFLSVASVLVLGLTANWLAAGLLAFTIVFYAVIYSMWLKRATAQNIVIGGAAGALPPVIGQAVVTGSVGIESLILFAIIFIWTPPHFWALALIKADEYARAGIPMMPNVAGPASTRRQIVWYSLFLAPLGLAPVALGFGGLLYAVIGLVGGLGMIAFSIRVLRNNEGEAEKRAAMGMFGFSILYLFALFSALLAEQSFGLFRPVLG